CGTCCCGATCCTCCTTGCAGGATTTGACGGCACCTGCGCCTGAGGCATATTCGCTTCCAACTTGCCTCATCCACGGGCGCGCAATTCCCTAGGAGAGTTGGAGATGTCTACCAAAGCGCCCAACCCTGTTGACAAATATGTCGGCAGCCGCGTCCGCATGCGACGCATCATGCTGGGCATGAGCCAGGAAAAGCTGGGCGAGGCGCTGGGTCTGACGTTCCAGCAGGTGCAGAAGTACGAGAAGGGGACCAACCGCGTTGGCGCCAGCCGGCTGCAGCAGATCTCCGAAATCCTGCAGGTCCCGGTCTCGTTCCTGTTCGACGGCGGCCCGAGCGGCGTCAAGACGTCCGACGGCTTCGGCGAAGGCGCCTCGCCTGCTTACGTGTCGGATTTCCTCGCGACCGCCGAAGGCCTGGCGCTGACCCGTGCCTTCACCCGCATCGCCGATGCCAAGCTCCGCCGCAGCATTGTCGAACTGGTCGAGCAGATCGCTGCACGCGAGGCGTCCGACCAGGCCTGACCCAGCCGTATCCGTTTGAGGGATCGCCAAATCTGGAATATGTCATTCCGGCGCGCGGACCCGCGCGCCCCGACACGTGAATTCACAGGCGTCGACACCGTCCATGTCCAGCAACCCGTTTGAAGCAGGAGCGATCCTCGACGGCATCCGCCGCTGGGTCGAGATCGAGTCACCGACCGAACGGCCGGACCAGGTCAACAAGCTCGTCGACCTCGTCACATCGGGTTATCGTGATCTGCCGGCAACCGTGGAGCGTGTCGCGGGACGCGACGGCCGCGGCGATCACCTGATCGCGCGCTCGTCCTGGGGCCAGGAGGCGCCGGGCATTCTGGTGCTGAGCCATCTCGACACCGTGCACCCGATGGGATTCATCGAACGCCTGCCGTTCAGGGTCGATGGCGACAGCGCGTTCGGTCCCGGCATCTACGACATGAAGGGCGGCGCCTATCTTGCCTATCATGCCTTCCGGCGGATCTGCGCCGATGGCGCGCGGGCGCCGCTCGGCATCACCCAGCTCTACGTATCCGACGAGGAGGTCGGCAGCCCGACGTCACGGGCGCTGATCGAGGCTGAGGGCCGCAAAGCCAAATACGTGCTGGTGACCGAGCCGGCGCGCGACGGCGGCAAGATCGTCACCGGGCGCAAGGGCGTCGCGCGGTTCGACGTGGCCATCAAGGGCGTGCCCGCGCATGCCGGCACGCGTCCCGAGGACGGCCGCAGCGCGATCCGCGAACTGGGCAACGTGATCCAGACGCTGGAGGCGATGAACGACCTCAAGCGCGGCGTCACCGTCAATGTCGGCGTCGTCCGCGGCGGCACCAAGCCGAACGTGATTGCCGAAGAGGCCTATGCCGAGGTCGACCTGCGCGTGCCGACCATGGCCGATGCCGACGAGCTGGTGCCGAAGATCCTCGGGATCACATCGCGCACCGAGGGCGTTACCGTGACGGTAACAGGCGAGCTGAACCGTCCGCCCTATGAAAAGAGCAGTTCCGGCACCGCGCTCTACGAGCACGCCAGGACGCTTGCCGCCGAACTCGGCTTCGATCTGCTCGATGTCTTCACCGGTGGCGGCTCCGACGGCAATTTCACTGCGCCGCACACCGCGACCCTCGACGGCCTCGGCGTCGACGGCAAGGGCGCGCATACCCACTACGAGCAGCTCTATATCTCCTCGCTCGAGCCGCGTGCGCGGCTCCTGCACCGGCTCTACCAGACGCTGCGATGATCGCTGCACCGCGTGACGCTGGCGACCATGACGTGCCCCCGGACGACGGCGCGGCTGCCCATTCGCGCGGATCGTTCTTCGGTCGCCGCAAGGGCCACAAGCTGCGCGCGCACCAGGCCGACCTGATCGACCATCTGCTGCCGCATCTGGCGCTCGACATCGGCGCTCCCGCGCCCGCAAGCCTGACCGAACTGTTCGACGACGGCCTCGAGAGCGTCAGGCTCGAGATCGGCTTCGGCGGCGGAGAGCATCTGGTTGCGGAAGCGCAGGCGTTTCCCAAGATGGGCTTCATCGGCTGCGAGCCCTATGTCAACGGGATGGCGAAGATCCTGACCCAGATCGAGGCACACAACATCGGCAACGTCAGGCTGTTCGCCGGCGACGCCGCCGAGCTGCTGGCCTGGGCGCCGGCGCGCTCGCTTTCGCGCATCGACCTGATCCATCCCGATCCCTGGCCGAAGCGGCGGCACTGGAAACGGCGCTTCGTGCAGGATGCGACGGTCGCCGCGATGGCGCGGATCCTGACGCCGGGCGGCGAGTTCCGCTTCGTCAGCGACATCGACGACTACTGCGCTTGGACGCTGGCGCATCTGATGCGCTCGCCGGACTTCGCCTGGCTCGCCGAACGCGCAATCGACTGGCAGCAGCCGTGGCCGGACTACACGATGACGCGCTACGGCGCGAAAGCCGAACGCGAGGGTCGCAAGGCCGCGTATCTAAGATTTCGGCGCACGGGTTAGTAACGTCGTTCCAGGGCGATGCGCAGCATCGAACCCGGAACCTCGAGATTCCGGGTTCTCGCTGCGCGAGCCCCGGAATGACAAGAGGTTACCCCTTCGCCGCGGCCATCCGGGCCTTCTTGACGTCGGTCGCCTCCCACACCATGCGCTTTCCCCGCTCGCGGCCCAGCAGCTCGATCGGGTCGCGATTGTCGATGTGGCCGAACTGCCCCTTGTAGACGCCGTAGCCGCACAATTCCTGCAGCCGACGCGGAAAGCGCACGGCGATGTCGCGGGGAATGCCGAGCTGCAGGTTCTCCTGCTGCCGCATCCAGCCCCAGCAATAGGCGCAGGAGAAGGCGAAGCGCCTGGCGTCGCTGGTATTGGCGCCGCCGCCGTGCCACAGCGCGCTGTCAAACAGCATCACGCTGCCTGCAGGCATGGTCGCGGTGACAGCGTCGTAATCCTTGCCGTATTCCGGCGACGAATCGTATTTGTGGCTGCCCGGGATGATCCGCGTCGCGCCGTTGTCGTCGCGGAAATCCGACAGCGCCCAGATCGCATTGATCGTGATCGGAATGTGCGGCCGTGGCAGAGGGATCAGTTGCGTGTCTTCGTGGATCGGTTGCGCCTCCTGGCCGGGACCAAGCACCAGCGAGCAGAACGACGAGAGCAGGCATTCCTTGTCCAGCACGCACTCGACAACCGGCAGCACATTCTCATGCAGCGGCACCTCCCAGAACAGGTCGTCATAGGTCAGGAGGTTGTTGATGCGCAGCGTCTTGAAGCCTTCGAACGAGGTCCTCGCCAAGCCGCGATCATGCTCGCGCTCGATCCGCAGCACCGCCTCCTTCAATCCCTCGACCAGCTCGGGCGAGGCGGCACGCGCGATCACGGTATATCCGTCCTCGCGGATCCGTTCGGCGTGCGATTGAATGTCGGCGTCCATCAGCATGGCAATCTCCCTGTTGGCGCTGTGTCGCGCCTTGCAGGAAGCATAGCGGGCAGACGACATCTTTGGGAGGTATTTTGACGCTGCTACCTTGCCTCGTCATTGCGAGCCAACGGGACGCGCGCATGCGCGCCCGATGACAGGCTCCGCGAAGCAATCCATTTCGGCCCCGGGAGATATGGATTGCTTCGTCGCTTCGCTCCTCGCAATGACGAGGGAGAGAGTTTACCACCGACGATCGCGCCGCGCTCGGCTCCTACCGCGACTTCCAGAAATCGACGACGCGCTGCGCGGTGGACGGCATCAGGCGGACGAAATTCACCCGCGCGCCTTCGATATCGGCCGGTGACGGCACGCGGTTCCGCCCGAGCCGCATCAGGATCAGCGCCCGCACCGTCAGCCATTCGAGGCCGATGGTCTTGCTGGCGATCAGGATCGGATCGTAACGATCGCCGGAGATCAGGCGGTCGAGCGTCACGATCTTCACGCCGGTCATCGCGGCCAGCGCCGCGACCGACTCTTCGTATTTGAAGGACTTTGCGAAATCGAGCAGCGCCGCCTCGTTCAGCTTGCCGGCGTGATGCAGCGCGAGGATCGCGCGCTGTGCCAGCGCGAAATCGCGACGGCCCTCGACAGGAACGATCACGCCTTCGATCTCGCTCATCGCGAGCTTGATCTCGGCCTGCCGCTCCGGCTTGACGACATCGAACAGGCGCCGGCGGATCACGTCGATCGAGCCGGCGAGCAGGTTCTTCAGATGCTCGGGCGGAAGATCGTCGCGCCGGCCGATCTTCAGCGTCAGCACGCCGTCCTGTCCGGCACGGCGGATCATCGTGGCGAAGGCGTCGTCCGAAAATGCAGCACCGGCGTTGCCGGCCGCGCATCTGATCACGTCGCGATCGCCACGGCGGACGATGACGTCGGTCAGTTTGGTCGAAAGCTTCGGCCGCTCGGCTATCGCGAGCAGATGGCCTTGCCCCTTCGCGTTGGCGATTTCGACCAGCACATGCTCGTCGATCACAGGCGAGCGGCGCAGCAGCGGGCCTGCGATCGCGATATTGTCTTCATGGGCGAGCTGGCCGACGAGGTGCCGCGGTGCGTTGGCAAGCAGCGCGAGCCTCTCGGCCAGATCGATCCGCGCATCCAGCTCGGCATGTGGAACCAGGCTGGTCAGCACGCCATCAAAAAGATCGATATGGTCGGGACGGAAGGTCGCAGCGCCCTGCAGGAACAGCTCGCTGACCCGCCGCGCGGCTTCAGCACGGCGCTTGGGGTCACCGCGGCGAACGATGTCATCGAGTTCCGGGATCAGCGCGGGGGCTGTCGTCATAAGCCTATCCAAACCAGCGGCTTCTGCCGGTTTGCCGGCAATCTAGGTCCCGTTTGTAAACGGAGGGTTAGATCGAGCCTCGCGGGGGAGCTGCAAAATCACCCGCCCCCGGGAGCCGGAGGCCTTGCCGGGTCGGGGCAAAAGCGCTATATCGGCAGCAACTTATGGTATCTCATACGATCGCGTAGGAGAGTGGGCCCCCGGGGACCCGCTCTTTTTTATTACCTGACGGGACCCAGCGAGCCCGGGTCCCGTTTGGGTAGCGTTACCGGCCCCTTAAGGCCGCGGAAACAACACGACAGACCTCAGACCGCCTTTGACACTCGATATGACCGATCCGACCGTAACGTCCATCGACGCCGAACTGCTCAACGAGCCGCGGCTCGTCGTCGAGCCCGGCGTGGCCGCGCGGGTGGCCGCAGTCGCCGTGCCGGTCCTGCAGGGCATGGGCTATCGCTTGGTGCGCATCAAGGTCTCGGGCGAGGCCGGCTGCACCGTGCAGATCATGGCGGAACGGCCCGACGGCTCGATGCAGCTCGAGGACTGCGAGGCGATCTCGCGCGCGCTGTCGCCGGTGCTCGATGTCGCCGACCCGATCGATCGCGCCTACCGGCTCGAGATCTCGTCGCCGGGTATCGACCGTCCGCTGGTGCGCCGCTCCGACTTCGAGCGCTATAATGGCCATCTCGTGAAAATCGAGATGGCGGTGGCGCATCAGGGCCGCAAGCGGTTCCGCGGCACGCTCGCGGGCGTCGAGGGCAATGCGGTGCGCGTCAAGCGCGACGATCCGCGCCCGGACGAGGATGCCGACGTCCTCCTGGTGATGGAGGATATTTCGGATGCACGGCTGGTGCTGACCGACGAGCTGATCGCTGAATCGATGCGCCGCGGCAAGGCCGCCGAGCGCGAGCTGCGCCGCGAGCTCGGGCTGGCGCCGCCGCAACCGGAGCACGCAAAGAAGAGCGATCCGGCGAAAAGCCATAAACCGAAGCCGAAGCCCGGCAAGAAGCCGGCTCCGACCAACACCAAACAACACCGCTTGGCCGCCGAGCGTGCGCGTCGAGGCGAGATCGATCCATCCGAAGGAGACTAAGCCATGGCAGTCAGCGCCAACAAACTCGAACTGCTGCAGATCGCAGACGCAGTTGCGCGCGAAAAGTCGATCGACCGCTCCATCGTGATCGCGGCGATGGAGGACGCCATCGCCAAGGCGGCGCGCGCCCGTTACGGCAGCGAGACCGACATCCATGCCGAAATCGACGCCAAGAAGGGCGAGCTGCGGCTGACGCGCCACATGCTCGTGGTCGACGTCGTCGAGAACGCCTCGAACCAGATCTCGCTGGCCGACGCGCAGCGCGCCAATCCGGGCGCCCAGGTCGGCGACACCATCGCGGACACCCTGCCGCCGCTGGAATATGGCCGCATCGCCGCGCAATCCGCCAAGCAGGTGATCGTGCAGAAGGTGCGCGAGGCCGAGCGCGACCGGCAGTACCAGGAGTTCAAGGACCGCATCGGCGATATCGTCAACGGCGTCGTCAAGCGTGTCGAATATGGCAGCGTGATCGTCGACCTCGGCCGCGGCGAAGCTATCGTACGCCGCGACGAGATGCTGCCGCGCGAGGTGTTCCGCAACGGCGACCGCGTCCGCGCCTATATCTTCGACGTCCGCCGCGAGACCCGCGGCCCGCAGATCTTCCTGTCCCGCACCCATCCGCAATTCATGGCGAAGTTGTTCGCGCAGGAAGTGCCGGAGATCTACGACGGCATCGTCGAGATCAAGGCGGTCGCCCGCGATCCGGGCTCGCGCGCCAAGATCGGCGTGATCTCGCGCGACTCCTCGGTCGATCCGGTCGGCGCCTGCGTCGGTATGCGCGGCTCGCGCGTGCAGGCCGTGGTGAACGAATTGCAAGGCGAGAAGATCGACATCATTCCGTGGTCGCCCGACATCGCGACCTTCGTCGTCAACGCGCTGGCGCCGGCTGAAGTCGCCAAGGTCGTGATCGACGAGGACCGCGAGCGCATCGAGGTCGTGGTGCCCGACACCAACAACCAGCTCTCGCTGGCGATCGGCCGCCGCGGCCAGAACGTGCGTCTCGCCTCGCAGCTCACCGGCTGGGACATCGACATCCTGACCGAGCAGGAA
The DNA window shown above is from Bradyrhizobium sp. ISRA464 and carries:
- a CDS encoding helix-turn-helix transcriptional regulator, with the translated sequence MSTKAPNPVDKYVGSRVRMRRIMLGMSQEKLGEALGLTFQQVQKYEKGTNRVGASRLQQISEILQVPVSFLFDGGPSGVKTSDGFGEGASPAYVSDFLATAEGLALTRAFTRIADAKLRRSIVELVEQIAAREASDQA
- a CDS encoding M20 family metallopeptidase; the encoded protein is MSSNPFEAGAILDGIRRWVEIESPTERPDQVNKLVDLVTSGYRDLPATVERVAGRDGRGDHLIARSSWGQEAPGILVLSHLDTVHPMGFIERLPFRVDGDSAFGPGIYDMKGGAYLAYHAFRRICADGARAPLGITQLYVSDEEVGSPTSRALIEAEGRKAKYVLVTEPARDGGKIVTGRKGVARFDVAIKGVPAHAGTRPEDGRSAIRELGNVIQTLEAMNDLKRGVTVNVGVVRGGTKPNVIAEEAYAEVDLRVPTMADADELVPKILGITSRTEGVTVTVTGELNRPPYEKSSSGTALYEHARTLAAELGFDLLDVFTGGGSDGNFTAPHTATLDGLGVDGKGAHTHYEQLYISSLEPRARLLHRLYQTLR
- the trmB gene encoding tRNA (guanosine(46)-N7)-methyltransferase TrmB: MIAAPRDAGDHDVPPDDGAAAHSRGSFFGRRKGHKLRAHQADLIDHLLPHLALDIGAPAPASLTELFDDGLESVRLEIGFGGGEHLVAEAQAFPKMGFIGCEPYVNGMAKILTQIEAHNIGNVRLFAGDAAELLAWAPARSLSRIDLIHPDPWPKRRHWKRRFVQDATVAAMARILTPGGEFRFVSDIDDYCAWTLAHLMRSPDFAWLAERAIDWQQPWPDYTMTRYGAKAEREGRKAAYLRFRRTG
- a CDS encoding phytanoyl-CoA dioxygenase family protein, whose translation is MLMDADIQSHAERIREDGYTVIARAASPELVEGLKEAVLRIEREHDRGLARTSFEGFKTLRINNLLTYDDLFWEVPLHENVLPVVECVLDKECLLSSFCSLVLGPGQEAQPIHEDTQLIPLPRPHIPITINAIWALSDFRDDNGATRIIPGSHKYDSSPEYGKDYDAVTATMPAGSVMLFDSALWHGGGANTSDARRFAFSCAYCWGWMRQQENLQLGIPRDIAVRFPRRLQELCGYGVYKGQFGHIDNRDPIELLGRERGKRMVWEATDVKKARMAAAKG
- a CDS encoding DUF2336 domain-containing protein — translated: MTTAPALIPELDDIVRRGDPKRRAEAARRVSELFLQGAATFRPDHIDLFDGVLTSLVPHAELDARIDLAERLALLANAPRHLVGQLAHEDNIAIAGPLLRRSPVIDEHVLVEIANAKGQGHLLAIAERPKLSTKLTDVIVRRGDRDVIRCAAGNAGAAFSDDAFATMIRRAGQDGVLTLKIGRRDDLPPEHLKNLLAGSIDVIRRRLFDVVKPERQAEIKLAMSEIEGVIVPVEGRRDFALAQRAILALHHAGKLNEAALLDFAKSFKYEESVAALAAMTGVKIVTLDRLISGDRYDPILIASKTIGLEWLTVRALILMRLGRNRVPSPADIEGARVNFVRLMPSTAQRVVDFWKSR
- the rimP gene encoding ribosome maturation factor RimP is translated as MTDPTVTSIDAELLNEPRLVVEPGVAARVAAVAVPVLQGMGYRLVRIKVSGEAGCTVQIMAERPDGSMQLEDCEAISRALSPVLDVADPIDRAYRLEISSPGIDRPLVRRSDFERYNGHLVKIEMAVAHQGRKRFRGTLAGVEGNAVRVKRDDPRPDEDADVLLVMEDISDARLVLTDELIAESMRRGKAAERELRRELGLAPPQPEHAKKSDPAKSHKPKPKPGKKPAPTNTKQHRLAAERARRGEIDPSEGD
- the nusA gene encoding transcription termination factor NusA, translating into MAVSANKLELLQIADAVAREKSIDRSIVIAAMEDAIAKAARARYGSETDIHAEIDAKKGELRLTRHMLVVDVVENASNQISLADAQRANPGAQVGDTIADTLPPLEYGRIAAQSAKQVIVQKVREAERDRQYQEFKDRIGDIVNGVVKRVEYGSVIVDLGRGEAIVRRDEMLPREVFRNGDRVRAYIFDVRRETRGPQIFLSRTHPQFMAKLFAQEVPEIYDGIVEIKAVARDPGSRAKIGVISRDSSVDPVGACVGMRGSRVQAVVNELQGEKIDIIPWSPDIATFVVNALAPAEVAKVVIDEDRERIEVVVPDTNNQLSLAIGRRGQNVRLASQLTGWDIDILTEQEESERRQADFENSTRVFMEALNVDEVVGQLLASEGFTSVEELALVDVKELAGIEGFDEETATELQTRAREYLERLEAELEAKRKELGVEDAMKDVPGITSKMLVKLGENDVKTVEDLAGCATDDLVGWTERKDGGEPTKHTGFLDGIEISRDDAEALIMQARLKAGWITEADLAKPAAEAEAAEEPAA